The Peromyscus maniculatus bairdii isolate BWxNUB_F1_BW_parent chromosome 3, HU_Pman_BW_mat_3.1, whole genome shotgun sequence genome segment ATCCCAGCCCTGTGCACAGGCCCGAGCCCAGGCTGCGGAGCTGCAGCTGACCTGTGCCTGCCTGCTCACCTCACTCTCGATCTGCTGCTTCAGGCCCAGCTGCTGCTCCTTGTGCTGGTTGGCACGGCTGACTTGCTCCTCAATGCCGGACAGCACCACCTCACAGCCTACACACCTgtgggagtcagggcaggagagagggctgTGATCACAGACtcattacaaacaaacaaacaaactcaaggggctggagagatggctcagtggttaagagcactgggtgctcttccagaggaccaaggttcaatttccagcacccacttggtggctcacaactgcatataactccagttccaggggctccgatgccctcttctgacctccacaggcaccaggcacacacgtggcaAACAGAtaaacattcaggcaaaacattcatacacagaaaagtaaaaatattaaaaacaaaacaaaaaaaagccaaaaaacccaCCAGCTCAAAAGCAAGCCTCCAAGGTAGACTCAAACCCCTTGTCTAAGCTGGGCGCCCTCACCAGGGCACCTGGGAACCAGCTACAACAGTATTCTCATCAGCAAAACCCCTGGAGTAGGATCAGAAAGGGATAAGGAAGCAGCAGAGTGATATAAACACCGTGGGTGGGGCTGGGGTtgttggagaaatgactcagtggtggaGAACACCTATTGCTCTTGCCgagaaccagagtttggttctcagcacctacaccaGGAGGCTCCCaaccaccagctccagggaatctgacacctctggcccctgagcacctgcactcacctgCATACCcatccccacatacacacacataactacaaacaataaaagtaaaggaaaacagcaacaaaaagatcAGAGTGGGAACcacacagcactcgggaggcagaggcaggcggatctctgtgagttcaaggccagcctggactacagagcaagatccaggaaaggtgcaaagctatacagagaaaccctgtctcgaaaaatcagaaaaacaaaacaaaacaaaacaccccccaccccaggagtgccaggcatggtggtgcacaataCTGCAGCCTGTAATCTCaatcctgggaagcagaggcagaaggattttgagttcaagggcagcctggactacatagtgagatcacaCTAAGGTTAGCCAGGGATACGAAGGGAAGAGAGACCATGGCCCACAGTGTTATGTGCCATTGGACTAAATTCAGCCTAGGAGGAGAATGAGAAGTCTCCCATTAAGGAACCCTCAAGTGCAGCACCCCCATTACCTTTCCCAGCTACTTCAACAATCCTGCCTCCTCGCACCCAGAGTCCCCTTGAAGCCTGTTCCCTCGGAAGCCTCTGGAGGAAAGTACtggtctttttctctcctccaggGCTAACCCTCTGCAGCTCAGTCCCTGCTTTCTCCTGGCTGTAAAAGGGAGAGGTCAAGGTCTGACAGGTTCTCACCACTCCTGCAGGGTCCGGGCAATGGCGCTGAGGTCCTGGCGCTGGATGTCCCGCCCAATGCTGTAGTCAACCTCTAGTCGCTGATTGCGCTGGTCCAGAGAGCCTCGAAGGACATCGGCATAGACAGCCTCAATCACAAGGTCTTCCAGCTGGCGCACATTCCGAAGGGCAAGGGCCTCCAGCAACACTGCATACGGGATACACTGGGTCCAGGGGTCAGACCAGGGTTTGTAGGGATCAAAAGCAGAGAAGGACTTCCCATAATCCCTTTCCCTCTTTTCCCCACTACCGAATCCTGCATGCCCTCCACTCTTACCCCTAAACCATTTCCTAGGAAACATTAGTTCTAAAGCAAAACGTATTACCACCTCAAAAACATCATCAGAAAAGGacaaccttttttctttttttcttttctggtattTGACACAGGGCTCTCATTCTATAGTCCAGActggtttggaactcactatgtagttcaggctagacTTGATCTCACACTAATCcttctgcatcagcctcccaagtgctggggttacatgaGACATGGCACCAGACTCAAAAACAACACTCTTAAAACACATGACAGATGCTCACCTCCCACAGCACAGCAAAAGAAATGGCATCTTCCTGGTGCCCTTTCTTTGGTAGTAGCTAAGGCTATTGTATTACACCAGCTTGACATCAGAAGATTATGGGAAGGGTCTGGAGTTACTCTGTCTAACACTTAAGACTTAGCCAAGTTACAAGCTGGCATCACCTCTGAGGCATCCACAACCACAAGCTGGATTCCAGCAAAAATCACCAGGACTCAATTCTAATTAACAACTGGGAGACTGAAGACTAGGGAAACGTGACATAATGTGTGACAAAAAGCTGCGCCCACAAGGACACAGACACCTCTAAGGTACATATATGTCTCATTTTAGCAAACAAGTCTGGTGCTTCACAGGAGAAGAACCCCAAAGCTGAGGCTTTGTTGGCCTGGAATTCTGTATGGTGAATGAAACATGATGGGTGCCCTAGTGGCTATTTTGACACCAGACACAAAAGATGGTAACTCAGAACTGTGGGTCAAACTGAGAGACTATCGGCCCGAATGACTGCAGTAATGTTGCTCCAGTTTGGACAAGACAGAGGGCGGTCAATGGCTCTCCAGGTGCAGACAGACTCCCAGGGACAGACAATAGGGAGGTGGCAGGACTGTCACTTACCTTGACTTTGGCAGCCAGAGTGACAACTGACAGATGTCGAAGCTTATTCTTCTGAGCCTCAGTGAGTGGGGGAAGGTTTCTGGCTTCAGCTAGGGAAAGGGACAGAAGCCCAGGAGTCTTATTTTTAGCAGTTTCTGATATGTTTTCTGCACCAATTAGGCTGCCCAGGTTCATTTACGGCACCTAAGTAGGGCATCCCAGGAATCTCTTCCACGTCTCTCCAGAAACCACCCTTCTGGCTCCACAGCTCCAGCCCCTATTTACCTAAGTAGTCAGCATAGGTCCCATAGGCAAACACTGTGAGCAGCCTGAAGGTGGAGGCAAAGTCGCTGTCTGCCAACTGCATAAGAACATAAGGGAGGTGACAGGAAGGAACTACTGAACCACTTTCTGACCCCACCCCTCCCAACAGTACCTATCCTGGGCCACCAAGAGGCTTTCTCTACATCTCCAAACGTACAGTTTCTCTAAGGGCTCACGTCTACCTTTAGCCCTTTGTTATACTATGCATCCAATTCCTACTCTAAATAAGGGCTAAAAACATTTAGtgttcaagccgggcggtggtggcccacgccttttatcccagcacttgggaggcagatgcaggcagatctctgtgagttccaggccagcctggtctataaatggagttccaggacagccagggctacacagagaaaccctgcctagcggggaggtggggggtgtgtGGGGGAAACAAAACCCCATAAACATTCAGTGTTCagagtatcacacacacacatccattagACATGGTAAATATGTAATTTTGGCCCTCAGAGGGCATAGAAtttatggcctctgtttcagATTGTCCTCAGTGAGGTGGTTTTATATCATCCATCATTCATATCGCCACTCACTCATCCTGGCATGTCATTCCTGCAAGTTCTCACCTAACAGTATCTTCTAACAAGGCTATAGACCTAGCTTCCGCTAGTCTACAGGGATGCAGCGGAACTGCGGCCTGTGAAGGAAACTCCGGCCAAATGTATAACTGGCTTATacattttatccatttatctgatCTCTTTGACTGAATACAAGCTTGAAGGGAAACCTGATGTCTTGTACTTTGCAGAATACTAAACACTGTCAGGCAATTGGGAACTGTTTCTTCTACTTGTCTTAAAGATATACTTAGTTCACTGTAGATAAATCAGGAACAAACGATAGCCAGTTTTCTATGAACGGCAATACATAATACAGTGTACCTCTGATTCAACCACAGGTCTTCTAAAACATGGCTCAGTTTAGACACACACTACTCTCAGGACACAGCCTGTGCCACAGTATTGGCAGTCCACTTGCTCTATACTTCAAGCTCTTGACTCGGCCATCTCTGTGAATGGTTCTTTgctgtgttcatagcagtttACCACTGTCTTTGGAAAGAAGGCATTGTCTTCATTATCTACCTTAAATAAATTAGTATATGTAACATTTGGACACTTGGGGAGGCAACATAGCATAATACGctcattctttccatttttagtcGACGTTAGACTTTCCCACAATTGTGCTTCTGTAATTGTGAGGGGCAgcactttttagttttttgtttgtttgttttgtttttgcagttcTGAGAATTCAACCTATAGAGAGCCTTGTATATTATAGACAAGGGCTctttcactgagctacatctctcctcctttttgagatggagtctaagttgcccaggctggcctaaaatttgTGATCTCCCCTGCCTTAGCATCCCATGTTCTGAAATGGAACCCAAAGCcccatgaatgctaggcaagtattctatctCAGTTGATAACCATTTTTAAGAGAAAACTGAGCCTTTTAATAAGGTTTCTCTGATCAAGGTgacatgattttgtttttgtttttgtttttcatgacagggtttctctgtgtggccctggctgtcctgaaactctgtagaccaggctggccttgaactcagagctccacctcactctgactcctgagtgctgggattaaaggtgtacccctccaccacctggctgatgACAAGATTAGTAAGAGGGATCACACTGGTGGACAAGCTGGAACTTACAAGTAGTATTCTGAATGGCATGctcttttgcttaaaaattaaaagtccagctgggtggtggtggtggcgcacatctttaatctcagcactcgggggcagaggcaggtaaatctctgtgagttctaggtcatcctggtctataaagacagttccaggacagccagagctattacacaaagaaacagtcttggggaaaaaacaaaaaacaaaaaaaaacccaaaaggagaaaaaaaaaaaacctgcttgtTTCAGCAGCACGTATACAAAGAAGACCAGCATGGTCTCTGAGCAAAAATGACATAAATTCGTGAAGCattccacatttttaaataagaaaacgtTAAAATTCTGCACAAGGAATAGGCAGGAGGGCTACTCCAAGGCCAAccagacgacgacgacgacgacgacttCTACTTGTCTCcacagtgaaagcctgtctcaaaaagggtgTGTGCAGAGGGGGCGGGCACTAAGTTTACAGACCCCCTTATctccaaagagaaaatgaagacctTTATTTTGATTCGACAGTTAATTATCACTGCCCTGTTCACCAG includes the following:
- the Cops7a gene encoding COP9 signalosome complex subunit 7a isoform X6 produces the protein MSAEVKVTGQNQEQFLLLAKSAKGAALATLIHQVLEAPGVYVFGELLDMPNVRELADSDFASTFRLLTVFAYGTYADYLAEARNLPPLTEAQKNKLRHLSVVTLAAKVKCIPYAVLLEALALRNVRQLEDLVIEAVYADVLRGSLDQRNQRLEVDYSIGRDIQRQDLSAIARTLQEWCVGCEVVLSGIEEQVSRANQHKEQQLGLKQQIESEVANLKKTIKVTTAAAAAATSQDPEQHLTELREPAPGTNQRQPSKKASKGKGLRGSAKIWSKSN
- the Cops7a gene encoding COP9 signalosome complex subunit 7a isoform X5; amino-acid sequence: MSAEVKVTGQNQEQFLLLAKSAKGAALATLIHQVLEAPGVYVFGELLDMPNVRELADSDFASTFRLLTVFAYGTYADYLAEARNLPPLTEAQKNKLRHLSVVTLAAKVKCIPYAVLLEALALRNVRQLEDLVIEAVYADVLRGSLDQRNQRLEVDYSIGRDIQRQDLSAIARTLQEWCVGCEVVLSGIEEQVSRANQHKEQQLGLKQQIESEVANLKKTIKVTTAAAAAATSQDPEQHLTELREPAPGTNQRQPSKKASKGKGEKTNPQSTLKPSAGK
- the Cops7a gene encoding COP9 signalosome complex subunit 7a isoform X4, whose product is MGCTCSRQPETRAPPLGAAMSAEVKVTGQNQEQFLLLAKSAKGAALATLIHQVLEAPGVYVFGELLDMPNVRELADSDFASTFRLLTVFAYGTYADYLAEARNLPPLTEAQKNKLRHLSVVTLAAKVKCIPYAVLLEALALRNVRQLEDLVIEAVYADVLRGSLDQRNQRLEVDYSIGRDIQRQDLSAIARTLQEWCVGCEVVLSGIEEQVSRANQHKEQQLGLKQQIESEVANLKKTIKVTTAAAAAATSQDPEQHLTELREPAPGTNQRQPSKKASKGKGLRGSAKIWSKSN
- the Cops7a gene encoding COP9 signalosome complex subunit 7a isoform X3 — encoded protein: MGCTCSRQPETRAPPLGAAMSAEVKVTGQNQEQFLLLAKSAKGAALATLIHQVLEAPGVYVFGELLDMPNVRELADSDFASTFRLLTVFAYGTYADYLAEARNLPPLTEAQKNKLRHLSVVTLAAKVKCIPYAVLLEALALRNVRQLEDLVIEAVYADVLRGSLDQRNQRLEVDYSIGRDIQRQDLSAIARTLQEWCVGCEVVLSGIEEQVSRANQHKEQQLGLKQQIESEVANLKKTIKVTTAAAAAATSQDPEQHLTELREPAPGTNQRQPSKKASKGKGEKTNPQSTLKPSAGK
- the Cops7a gene encoding COP9 signalosome complex subunit 7a isoform X1 gives rise to the protein MGCTWWGLGSRQPETRAPPLGAAMSAEVKVTGQNQEQFLLLAKSAKGAALATLIHQVLEAPGVYVFGELLDMPNVRELADSDFASTFRLLTVFAYGTYADYLAEARNLPPLTEAQKNKLRHLSVVTLAAKVKCIPYAVLLEALALRNVRQLEDLVIEAVYADVLRGSLDQRNQRLEVDYSIGRDIQRQDLSAIARTLQEWCVGCEVVLSGIEEQVSRANQHKEQQLGLKQQIESEVANLKKTIKVTTAAAAAATSQDPEQHLTELREPAPGTNQRQPSKKASKGKGEKTNPQSTLKPSAGK
- the Cops7a gene encoding COP9 signalosome complex subunit 7a isoform X2 — encoded protein: MGCTWWGLGSRQPETRAPPLGAAMSAEVKVTGQNQEQFLLLAKSAKGAALATLIHQVLEAPGVYVFGELLDMPNVRELADSDFASTFRLLTVFAYGTYADYLAEARNLPPLTEAQKNKLRHLSVVTLAAKVKCIPYAVLLEALALRNVRQLEDLVIEAVYADVLRGSLDQRNQRLEVDYSIGRDIQRQDLSAIARTLQEWCVGCEVVLSGIEEQVSRANQHKEQQLGLKQQIESEVANLKKTIKVTTAAAAAATSQDPEQHLTELREPAPGTNQRQPSKKASKGKGLRGSAKIWSKSN